In Physeter macrocephalus isolate SW-GA unplaced genomic scaffold, ASM283717v5 random_1781, whole genome shotgun sequence, one genomic interval encodes:
- the CCDC188 gene encoding coiled-coil domain-containing protein 188 — translation MEGPKTLGPRGHSHPQCPKPPASSSHGGCLDPPCQGFVRWPCMVPLSSTHSVESARPSPAPATGGGGPRVGDEVPGNFITGEEGEMQRQRPRDHPAGARQGQVETGLWWGWPLHSGREQGTPRQGAGPSSGPRPCPCLPLTPGAGTPASPRAAPSQLQSVLLGPAEQSFLQLEQENQNLKRQNQDLREQLGALLGPGQQFLPLCPEHSSCTAQTWPLEQASAWPLKDRAPLQLLRQELCRGKESFVQQSQNELQQIRLSFERKKMAITEVWDGVAEVHMALNNQATGLLNLKKDIRGVLNQMEDIQLEILGERDQCRTQVRKEQQMACIGKARLQLGSSKGLKCQLWLLALRLLLGALLACTTAYVYVVDPTPFEGLVPPLLSRATVWKLRTLLGPFLRLEVDDFLPF, via the exons ATGGAGGGGCCGAAAACCCTGGGACCCCGtggccactcccacccccagtgcCCCAAACCCCCAGCTTCGAGCAGCCATGGAGGATGCCTGGACCCACCCTGCCAGGGGTTTGTAAGGTGGCCCTGCATGGTGCCTCTCAGCTCCACCCACTCAGTGGAGTCTGCCaggccttccccagccccagcgacagggggtggggggcccaGGGTCGGTGACGAGGTACCTGGGAACTTTATCACAGGTGAAGAGGGAGAGATGCAGCGACAGAGGCCGCGAGACCACCCGGCAGGGGCGAGACAAGGACAAGTAGAGACGGGGCTGTGGTGGGGCTGGCCCTTGCACTCAGGCCGAGAGCAGGGGACACccaggcagggggcggggcccagcTCAGGGCCCAGACCCTGCCCTTGCCTGCCCCTGACCCCGGGGGCAGGGACCCCGGCCTCGCCCAGGGCAGCCCCCTCCCAGCTCCAGAGCGTGCTCCTGGGGCCTGCAGAGCAGTCCTTTCTCCAGCTGGAGCAGGAGAACCAGAATCTG aaaaggcagaaccaggacctGCGGGAGCAGCTGGGGGCCCTCCTGGGGCCGGGGCAGCAGTTCCTGCCCTTGTGCCCGGAGCACTCGAGCTGCACGGCCCAGACCTGG CCCCTTGAGCAGGCCAGTGCCTGGCCCCTGAAGGACAGGGCCCCTCTGCAGCTGCTGCGGCAGGAGCTGTGCCGGGGGAAAGAGTCCTTCGTGCAGCAGTCCCAG AACGAGCTGCAGCAGATCCGACTGTCCTTTGAGAGGAAGAAGATGGCCATCACCGAG GTGTGGGACGGCGTGGCTGAAGTACACATGGCCCTGAACAACCAGGCCACCGGGCTCCTG AACCTCAAGAAGGACATCCGGGGTGTGCTGAACCAGATGGAGGACATCCAGCTGGAGATTCTGGG ggaACGGGACCAGTGCCGCACCCAGGTCAGGAAGGAGCAGCAGATGGCGTGCATAGGG AAGGCGCGGCTGCAGTTGGGAAGTTCCAAGGGCCTCAAATGCCAGCTCTG GCTGCTGGCCCTGAGGTTGCTGCTTGGCGCCCTCCTAGCCTGCACCACCGCCTACGTGTATGTGGTGGACCCCACGCCCTTCGAGGGGCTGGTGCCGCCCCTGCTGAGCCGCGCCACCGTCTGGAAGCTCCGGACCCTGCTGGGCCCGTTCCTGCGCCTTGAGGTGGACGACTTCCTGCCCTTCTAG